The DNA window GGACGTACTCCTCTTCGAAGATCGCCGAGACCGGGCATTCCGGCTCGCACGCGCCGCAGTCGATGCAGGTCTCGGGATCGATGTAGAGCTGGGCCGCTTCCGCGTGTCCCGGCTCGTCCTTCGTCGGGTGGATCGCCGCGACCGGGCAGACCGCGGCGCAGGCGCCGTCCTTCCTGCCGGCGCAGAGTTCGGTGATCACGTAGGCCATGAACGAACCTCCGGGGTGGCCTTTATTCTTGCGGCGAGGCCGCGCCCGGGGCAACCGAAAGCGGCCGGAAGGCGTACCGCAGGAACAACTCGTCGCCCGCGCGCTCGACCTCGAGGAGCTCCAGGCGGCGCCGCGCGGCGAGCGGCCAGCCGTCGCCCCCGACCGGCGTCGGCGCCGTGCGGCCGCCGATCACCGTCGGGCAGAGCGTGAGGCGCAGCTCGTCCAGCAGGTCGGCGGCGACGAAGCGGGCGACGAGCTCCCCGCCCCCCTCGACGAGGATCGTGCGTCGCCCTTCGGCGGCGAGCCGCGCGGCGAGCGCGGCGACGTCCACCGCGC is part of the bacterium genome and encodes:
- a CDS encoding ferredoxin family protein, which produces MAYVITELCAGRKDGACAAVCPVAAIHPTKDEPGHAEAAQLYIDPETCIDCGACEPECPVSAIFEEEYVPEERKASIRINAAWYKSGRR